A part of Streptomyces sp. NBC_01235 genomic DNA contains:
- a CDS encoding enoyl-CoA hydratase/isomerase family protein: MATPDQELVPLLDKDGVRLTVDDALATVTLANPAKRNAQSPAMWRALAEAGRLVPGSVRVVVLRGEGKSFSAGLDRQMFTPEGIEGEPSFIDLARSGDAELDAAIAEFQEGFTWWRRSDLVSIAAVQGHAIGAGFQLALACDLRVVADDVQFAMRETSLGLVPDLTGTHPLVSLVGYGRAAEICLTGRFVHAEEAVSFGLANIAVPAEELDTTTRELAAAILAAPREAVIETKALLRGAGDRTYDDQRAAERAAQSRRLRDMAGIGE; the protein is encoded by the coding sequence ATGGCCACGCCCGACCAGGAACTCGTTCCCCTGCTCGACAAGGACGGCGTACGGCTCACCGTAGACGACGCGCTCGCCACGGTGACGCTGGCCAACCCGGCCAAGCGCAATGCGCAGAGCCCCGCCATGTGGCGGGCACTCGCCGAAGCCGGACGGCTGGTGCCGGGCTCCGTCCGTGTGGTCGTGCTGCGCGGTGAGGGCAAGTCCTTCTCCGCGGGGCTCGACCGGCAGATGTTCACGCCCGAGGGGATCGAGGGCGAACCGTCCTTCATCGACCTCGCGCGCAGTGGCGACGCCGAACTCGACGCCGCCATCGCCGAGTTCCAGGAGGGCTTCACCTGGTGGCGACGCAGCGACCTCGTGTCCATCGCCGCCGTCCAGGGCCACGCGATCGGTGCGGGCTTCCAGTTGGCTCTCGCCTGTGACCTGCGCGTCGTCGCCGACGACGTGCAGTTCGCCATGCGGGAGACCAGCCTCGGCCTGGTACCGGACCTGACCGGCACGCATCCCCTGGTCTCGCTGGTCGGCTACGGCCGCGCGGCCGAGATCTGCCTGACGGGCCGGTTCGTGCACGCCGAGGAAGCGGTGAGCTTCGGGCTCGCCAACATCGCCGTGCCCGCGGAGGAACTCGACACGACGACTCGTGAGCTGGCCGCGGCGATCCTGGCCGCACCCCGCGAGGCCGTCATCGAGACCAAGGCCCTGCTGCGCGGCGCGGGCGACCGCACCTACGACGACCAGCGCGCCGCCGAACGAGCCGCCCAGTCCCGCCGCCTGCGGGACATGGCAGGCATCGGCGAGTAA
- a CDS encoding alpha/beta hydrolase family protein, whose protein sequence is MRTVKATAAAVTAALAAGAASVAVGRLASDAALKAPPGRPLPTEPRLTVHGTAAGQVTLTRDLAALRPGTHGLSGNGSHAVVGAVLPAAPHTADTVVRRLERVTHGTLNAGDAVWLTPNLYVGNPGSALGLDHADVDVPGELGNLPAWFVPGARRTWVIAVHGLGTTREHALNLMGFLHRRRFPVLSLAYRGDLGAPRSPDGLNHLGATEWRDVDAAMRYAVRHGAERVVLLGWSTGATMALRAAADSGLRDLVSGLVLDSPVLDWRTTLRALAAARHTPGALLPLAVRAAEGRTGLHAGKGDDGDAAADPARLKVPALILHGPDDTVAPWGASRRLAGRRPDLVALHTVPHAPHGAMWNADPAAYEEALRRFLTPLM, encoded by the coding sequence GTGCGCACTGTCAAAGCGACGGCCGCCGCCGTCACCGCAGCCCTGGCCGCCGGCGCCGCCAGTGTCGCCGTCGGCCGGTTGGCCAGCGACGCCGCGCTGAAAGCGCCGCCCGGCCGGCCCCTGCCGACCGAACCCCGGCTCACCGTGCACGGCACGGCCGCCGGCCAGGTCACCCTCACCCGCGACCTGGCCGCCCTGCGCCCCGGCACCCACGGGCTCTCCGGCAACGGATCCCACGCGGTCGTCGGCGCCGTCCTGCCCGCCGCCCCGCACACCGCCGACACCGTCGTACGCCGTCTGGAACGCGTCACCCACGGCACGCTGAACGCCGGCGACGCGGTCTGGCTCACGCCGAACCTGTACGTCGGCAACCCCGGCAGCGCCCTCGGTCTCGACCACGCCGACGTCGACGTCCCCGGCGAGTTGGGCAACCTCCCCGCCTGGTTCGTCCCCGGCGCCCGCCGCACCTGGGTGATCGCCGTGCACGGCCTGGGCACGACCCGGGAACACGCCCTGAACCTCATGGGCTTCCTGCACCGCCGCCGCTTCCCCGTGCTCTCCCTCGCCTACCGCGGCGACCTGGGCGCACCACGCTCCCCGGACGGCCTGAACCACCTCGGGGCGACCGAGTGGCGCGACGTGGACGCGGCGATGCGGTACGCCGTGCGCCACGGCGCCGAACGCGTCGTCCTGCTCGGCTGGTCCACCGGCGCCACCATGGCCCTGCGCGCCGCCGCCGACTCGGGGCTGCGCGACCTCGTCTCGGGGCTGGTGCTGGACTCGCCGGTCCTCGACTGGCGGACGACCCTGCGCGCCCTGGCCGCCGCCCGGCACACCCCCGGCGCCCTGCTGCCGCTCGCCGTCCGTGCCGCCGAGGGCCGCACCGGCCTGCACGCCGGGAAAGGCGACGACGGAGACGCGGCCGCCGACCCGGCCCGGCTGAAGGTCCCGGCCCTGATCCTCCACGGTCCCGACGACACCGTCGCCCCCTGGGGCGCCTCCCGCCGCCTCGCCGGCCGCCGCCCCGACCTCGTCGCCCTCCACACCGTCCCGCACGCCCCGCACGGCGCCATGTGGAACGCAGACCCCGCGGCCTACGAGGAGGCCCTGCGCCGCTTCCTCACCCCACTGATGTGA
- a CDS encoding SDR family oxidoreductase has translation MDLGLKDRVYVVTGATRGLGNAAARELVADGAKVVLTGRDEKRVADAAAELGPNAVGVAVENADPGAAARLIAVARDAFGGFDGVLVSVGGPPPGFVADNTDEQWQAAFESVFLGAVRLARAAAAELEAGGVIGFVLSGSVHEPIPGLTISNGLRPGLAGFAKSLSDELGPRGIRVVGLLPARIDTDRVRELDGLSADPEATRAANESRIPLRRYGTPDEFGRTAAFLLSPAASYLTGVMLPVDGGMRHGF, from the coding sequence ATGGATCTTGGACTGAAGGACCGGGTGTACGTCGTCACCGGAGCCACGCGCGGCCTCGGCAACGCCGCCGCGCGCGAGCTCGTCGCGGACGGTGCGAAAGTCGTCCTCACCGGGCGGGACGAGAAGCGCGTCGCCGACGCCGCGGCGGAGCTGGGGCCGAACGCCGTCGGTGTCGCCGTGGAAAACGCCGATCCCGGGGCGGCGGCCCGGCTGATCGCCGTGGCGCGGGACGCCTTCGGCGGGTTCGACGGGGTGCTGGTGAGCGTGGGCGGTCCGCCGCCCGGGTTCGTCGCGGACAACACCGACGAGCAGTGGCAGGCCGCGTTCGAGTCGGTGTTCCTGGGAGCGGTCCGGCTCGCGCGGGCGGCCGCCGCCGAGCTGGAGGCGGGCGGGGTCATCGGGTTCGTGCTGTCGGGGTCGGTGCACGAGCCGATCCCCGGGCTGACGATCTCCAACGGACTGCGGCCGGGGCTGGCCGGGTTCGCGAAGTCGCTCTCCGACGAGTTGGGGCCTCGGGGGATCCGCGTGGTCGGGCTGCTGCCGGCACGTATCGACACGGACCGGGTGCGGGAACTGGACGGGCTGTCGGCCGACCCCGAGGCCACCCGGGCCGCGAACGAGTCCCGCATTCCTCTGCGGCGGTACGGGACTCCGGACGAGTTCGGGCGCACGGCCGCGTTCCTGCTGTCGCCGGCGGCTTCCTATCTGACGGGCGTCATGCTGCCGGTCGACGGCGGGATGCGGCACGGGTTCTGA
- a CDS encoding inorganic phosphate transporter gives MENFSLILAIVVVTALAFDFTNGFHDTANAMATTISTGALKPKVAVAMSAALNLVGAFLSVEVANTISKGLVDETGIRPEVIFAALVGAILWNLLTWLVGLPSSSSHALMGGLIGATIASAGFDAVHSDALVTKVLIPAIAAPIVAGVAAMLATRLSYTLGKKADGKAAEKGYRAGQIASAGLVSLAHGTNDAQKTMGIITLALVAGGAVAPDSDPPTWVILSAGLAIALGTYLGGWRIIRTMGKGLTDLQPQQGFAAQTSAATVILASSHLGFSLSTTHSVSGSVMGAGLGRKGGVVRWSTATRMFVAWGLTLPAAALVGALAESVTDLGDWGTAVVAVFLIASSVAIWKVSRREVVDASNVNEPEEPAGVITTAIAAVTPPPAGTVAEDLSATIPSPATTTTEPAAPPAAAV, from the coding sequence ATGGAAAACTTCTCGCTGATCCTCGCGATTGTGGTCGTAACCGCACTCGCGTTCGATTTCACGAACGGTTTTCACGACACCGCCAACGCGATGGCCACGACCATCTCGACCGGTGCGCTCAAGCCCAAGGTCGCGGTGGCCATGTCCGCCGCGCTCAACCTTGTGGGCGCTTTCCTCTCCGTGGAGGTCGCCAACACGATCTCCAAGGGTCTCGTCGACGAGACCGGCATCCGTCCCGAGGTCATCTTCGCCGCGTTGGTCGGCGCGATCCTCTGGAACCTGCTGACCTGGCTGGTGGGCCTGCCCTCCAGTTCCTCGCACGCCCTCATGGGCGGTCTGATCGGCGCCACCATCGCCTCGGCCGGCTTCGACGCGGTGCACAGCGACGCGCTGGTCACCAAGGTCCTGATCCCGGCGATCGCCGCGCCGATCGTGGCGGGCGTCGCCGCGATGCTCGCGACCCGCCTCTCCTACACCCTCGGCAAGAAGGCCGACGGCAAGGCCGCGGAGAAGGGTTACCGCGCGGGCCAGATCGCCTCGGCCGGCCTGGTCTCCCTCGCCCACGGCACCAACGACGCGCAGAAGACGATGGGCATCATCACCCTCGCTCTGGTCGCCGGCGGCGCCGTGGCCCCCGACTCCGACCCGCCCACCTGGGTCATCCTCTCCGCCGGTCTCGCCATCGCGCTCGGCACCTACCTCGGCGGCTGGCGCATCATCCGCACCATGGGCAAGGGCCTGACCGACCTCCAGCCGCAGCAGGGCTTCGCCGCCCAGACCAGCGCGGCCACGGTCATCCTGGCCTCCTCCCACCTCGGCTTCTCCCTCTCCACCACCCACTCGGTCTCCGGTTCGGTGATGGGCGCGGGCCTGGGCCGCAAGGGCGGCGTGGTCCGCTGGTCGACGGCGACCCGCATGTTCGTCGCATGGGGCCTGACGCTTCCGGCGGCGGCCCTGGTGGGCGCGCTGGCCGAGTCGGTCACGGACCTGGGCGACTGGGGTACGGCGGTCGTGGCCGTCTTCCTGATCGCCTCCAGCGTGGCGATCTGGAAGGTCTCCCGGCGCGAGGTCGTCGACGCGTCGAACGTCAACGAGCCCGAGGAGCCGGCGGGCGTGATCACCACGGCGATCGCGGCGGTGACCCCGCCTCCGGCGGGCACCGTCGCCGAGGACCTGTCGGCCACGATCCCGTCGCCTGCGACCACGACCACCGAGCCCGCCGCTCCCCCGGCCGCGGCCGTCTGA
- a CDS encoding nucleopolyhedrovirus P10 family protein produces the protein MTVDGWTSAVRHQLGLGRLLPLGGPRDGAWITEAAAEAVLRRAVRDVGGVRLGALRLGPADPEGGSESVVPAPPSALAPGPLRVTAECAATASEPLPTAVARLRDALAAAATERLGLVVSEVDLRVTELLDDEPGTEPERSAAPVPGGPALVGDEAFAAAAALSVPGVTGTSGVLGRAVRVEERQDASAALPRRHARVEITVSADRRTVDVARAVRGTVSETLPDHPTVAVLVTAVD, from the coding sequence ATGACGGTGGACGGATGGACAAGCGCGGTACGGCATCAACTGGGCCTCGGCAGGCTCCTCCCCCTGGGCGGGCCGCGCGACGGCGCGTGGATCACGGAGGCGGCGGCGGAGGCGGTGCTGCGGCGGGCGGTGCGGGACGTGGGGGGCGTGCGGCTGGGCGCGCTCCGGCTGGGGCCGGCGGATCCTGAGGGCGGGTCCGAGTCCGTCGTACCGGCTCCGCCGAGTGCGCTGGCGCCGGGGCCGCTGCGGGTGACGGCGGAGTGCGCGGCGACGGCGTCCGAGCCGCTGCCGACCGCGGTGGCCCGTCTGCGGGACGCCTTGGCGGCGGCCGCGACGGAACGGCTCGGGCTGGTGGTGTCGGAGGTGGACCTGCGGGTGACGGAACTGCTCGACGACGAACCGGGAACGGAGCCCGAGCGGTCTGCCGCGCCGGTGCCGGGCGGGCCCGCCCTGGTCGGCGACGAGGCATTCGCCGCGGCGGCGGCGCTGTCCGTGCCGGGGGTGACGGGGACAAGCGGCGTGCTCGGGCGTGCGGTGCGCGTCGAGGAACGGCAGGACGCCTCAGCCGCCCTGCCGCGTCGGCACGCGCGCGTGGAGATCACGGTGAGCGCGGACCGCCGGACCGTGGACGTGGCCCGCGCGGTCCGCGGCACGGTGTCGGAGACACTGCCGGACCACCCGACGGTCGCCGTCCTGGTGACAGCGGTCGACTGA
- a CDS encoding VOC family protein: protein MAGTNGGRPSIYPTVLYTDAKAAIRQLTEALGFTELSVYEGEDGAVMHAELVQGNGAVMLGSKGRGGVFDTAMKGAGPAGVYVVVDDVDAHHRRAVEHGAEILMPPTDQDYGSRDYMARDIEGNLWSFGTYAPDIQG, encoded by the coding sequence ATGGCAGGCACGAACGGCGGGCGTCCGAGCATCTATCCGACGGTGTTGTACACCGACGCGAAGGCGGCGATCCGGCAGCTCACGGAGGCTCTGGGGTTCACGGAACTGTCCGTGTACGAGGGGGAGGACGGCGCGGTGATGCACGCCGAGCTGGTGCAGGGCAACGGCGCGGTGATGCTCGGCTCGAAGGGCCGCGGCGGTGTCTTCGACACGGCGATGAAGGGCGCGGGCCCGGCCGGGGTGTACGTCGTCGTGGACGATGTCGACGCACACCACCGGCGGGCCGTGGAGCACGGCGCGGAGATCCTGATGCCCCCGACGGACCAGGACTACGGCTCCCGGGACTACATGGCCCGGGACATCGAGGGCAACCTCTGGAGCTTCGGCACCTACGCGCCCGACATACAGGGCTGA
- a CDS encoding Asp23/Gls24 family envelope stress response protein, with amino-acid sequence MTSEGSEAPDRRPTVIPPGRRGATRIADRVVAKIAAHAAREAVGPLPPDVGRAHATVVIRPHSPLRSSGGTPVDAVHVRVHLELEYPTDIGARCHEVRRHVTERVGALVGMEVPEVAVQVERLHLTSAPGAAHGRTR; translated from the coding sequence ATGACGAGCGAGGGGAGCGAGGCACCGGACAGACGCCCGACCGTCATCCCGCCGGGCCGACGGGGCGCGACCCGTATCGCCGACCGGGTGGTGGCGAAGATCGCCGCGCATGCCGCACGCGAGGCGGTGGGCCCCCTGCCGCCGGACGTCGGGCGCGCGCACGCCACCGTCGTCATCCGCCCCCACTCTCCACTTCGTTCGAGCGGGGGGACACCCGTTGACGCCGTGCACGTCAGAGTCCACCTGGAACTCGAGTACCCCACCGACATCGGCGCCCGCTGTCACGAGGTGCGTCGTCATGTCACCGAGCGGGTAGGCGCGTTGGTGGGAATGGAGGTTCCGGAGGTCGCCGTCCAGGTGGAACGGCTGCACCTGACATCGGCCCCCGGCGCGGCACACGGGAGGACACGATGA
- a CDS encoding helix-turn-helix domain-containing protein produces the protein MAETLKKGSRVTGAARDKLAADLKKKYDSGASIRALAEETGRSYGFVHRMLSESGVTLRGRGGATRGKKAASS, from the coding sequence GTGGCCGAGACTCTGAAGAAGGGCAGCCGGGTGACCGGCGCCGCGCGCGACAAGCTCGCGGCAGACCTGAAGAAGAAGTACGACTCCGGTGCGAGCATCCGGGCGCTGGCCGAGGAGACCGGCCGCTCGTATGGCTTCGTGCACCGGATGCTCAGCGAGTCGGGCGTCACGCTTCGTGGGCGTGGCGGGGCGACACGAGGCAAGAAGGCTGCCTCGTCCTGA
- a CDS encoding class II aldolase/adducin family protein, translating to MAEQRREQGDIRDSRDGVPGGAEPRRRGVVPEEARAWETLVTTARRTVTDGLVVGTSGNVSVRVGDTVLVTPSGVPYDRLTPHDVTGVDLAGRQVLGTLVPTSELPMHLAVYRGTDAGAVVHTHAVHATAVSTLVGELPHVHYMACALGGAVRVAPYATYGTEELAENMLLALADRTGCLLQNHGTLTYGTTLDQAYDRTAQLEWMCRLWLTASSLPGRNPTLLTEEQVAEAGERLRGYGQRRAGHNPPSHRG from the coding sequence ATGGCTGAGCAGCGACGCGAGCAGGGGGACATCCGGGACTCCCGGGACGGCGTACCGGGCGGGGCGGAGCCGCGAAGGAGGGGCGTGGTCCCCGAGGAGGCGCGGGCCTGGGAGACGCTCGTGACGACGGCCCGCCGCACCGTGACCGACGGGCTGGTCGTCGGCACCTCCGGCAACGTCTCCGTGCGCGTCGGCGACACCGTGCTGGTCACACCGTCGGGCGTGCCCTACGACCGGCTCACCCCGCACGACGTCACCGGCGTCGACCTCGCCGGCCGGCAGGTCCTCGGCACCCTGGTCCCGACGAGCGAACTGCCCATGCATCTCGCCGTCTACCGCGGCACCGACGCCGGTGCGGTCGTCCACACCCACGCCGTGCACGCCACGGCCGTCTCGACCCTCGTCGGCGAGCTTCCCCACGTCCACTACATGGCGTGCGCGCTCGGCGGCGCCGTCCGGGTTGCCCCCTATGCGACGTACGGCACCGAGGAGTTGGCCGAGAACATGCTCCTGGCCCTCGCCGACCGCACCGGCTGCCTCCTCCAGAACCACGGCACCCTCACCTACGGCACCACTCTCGACCAGGCCTACGACCGCACGGCCCAACTGGAGTGGATGTGCCGGCTGTGGCTGACGGCCTCGTCGCTGCCCGGCCGGAATCCCACCCTCCTGACGGAGGAACAGGTCGCGGAGGCGGGGGAGCGGCTACGGGGGTACGGGCAACGGAGGGCCGGGCACAACCCTCCGTCCCACCGCGGGTGA
- a CDS encoding ABC-F family ATP-binding cassette domain-containing protein encodes MISASGIELRAGARILIENASFRVAKGDRIGLVGRNGAGKTTLTKVLAGEGIPAGGQVTRSGEVGYLPQDPRTGDLDVLARDRILSARGLDILIRKMRENEQRIANGSGATRDKAMRQYERQETEFLTKGGYSAEAEAATIAAALNLPDRVLGQPLHTLSGGQRRRVELARILFSDADTLLLDEPTNHLDADSIVWLRDYLKTYRGGFIVISHDVDLVETVVNKVFYLDANRSQIDVYNMGWKLYQQQREADEKRRKRERQNAEKKAAALHSQADKMRAKATKTVAAQNMAKRADRLLAGLEAVRVSDKVAKLRFPEPAPCGKTPLMAEGLSKSYGSLEIFTDVDLAIDKGSRVVILGLNGAGKTTLLRLLGGVEKPDTGEVVPGHGLKLGYYAQEHETLDPERSVLENMRSAAPDLDLVEVRKVLGSFLFSGDDVDKPAGVLSGGEKTRLALATLVVSSANVLLLDEPTNNLDPASREEILGALRTYKGAVVLVTHDEGAVEALQPERIILLPDGVEDLWGSDYADLVALA; translated from the coding sequence GTGATCTCCGCCTCCGGCATCGAGCTGCGCGCCGGTGCCCGCATCCTCATCGAGAACGCCTCCTTCCGTGTAGCCAAGGGCGACCGCATCGGCCTGGTCGGGCGCAACGGCGCCGGCAAGACCACGCTGACCAAGGTCCTGGCCGGCGAGGGCATCCCCGCCGGCGGCCAGGTCACCCGCTCCGGCGAGGTCGGCTACCTCCCGCAGGACCCCCGCACCGGCGACCTCGACGTCCTGGCCCGCGATCGCATCCTCTCCGCGCGCGGACTGGACATCCTGATCCGCAAGATGCGCGAGAACGAACAGCGGATCGCGAACGGCTCCGGCGCCACCCGCGACAAGGCGATGCGCCAGTACGAGCGCCAGGAGACGGAGTTCCTCACCAAGGGCGGGTACTCCGCCGAGGCCGAGGCCGCCACCATCGCCGCCGCGCTCAACCTGCCCGACCGCGTCCTCGGCCAGCCCCTGCACACGCTCTCCGGTGGTCAGCGTCGCCGCGTGGAGCTCGCCCGCATCCTGTTCTCCGACGCGGACACCCTGCTCCTCGACGAGCCGACGAACCACCTCGACGCCGACTCGATCGTCTGGCTGCGCGACTACCTCAAGACCTACCGCGGCGGCTTCATCGTCATCAGCCACGACGTCGACCTGGTCGAGACGGTCGTCAACAAGGTGTTCTACCTGGACGCCAACCGCTCCCAGATCGACGTCTACAACATGGGCTGGAAGCTCTACCAGCAGCAGCGCGAGGCCGACGAGAAGCGCCGCAAGCGTGAGCGGCAGAACGCCGAGAAGAAGGCCGCCGCGCTGCACTCGCAGGCCGACAAGATGCGCGCCAAGGCCACCAAGACGGTCGCCGCGCAGAACATGGCCAAGCGCGCCGACCGGCTCCTCGCCGGTCTGGAGGCCGTCCGGGTCTCCGACAAGGTCGCCAAGCTCCGCTTCCCGGAGCCCGCGCCCTGTGGCAAGACCCCGCTGATGGCCGAGGGCCTGTCGAAGTCGTACGGCTCGCTGGAGATCTTCACCGACGTCGACCTGGCCATCGACAAGGGCTCCCGGGTCGTCATCCTGGGCCTGAACGGCGCCGGCAAGACGACCCTGCTGCGGCTGCTGGGCGGGGTCGAGAAGCCCGACACCGGCGAGGTCGTCCCCGGGCACGGGCTCAAGCTCGGCTACTACGCCCAGGAGCACGAGACCCTGGACCCCGAGCGCTCGGTCCTGGAGAACATGCGCTCCGCGGCTCCGGACCTGGACCTCGTCGAGGTGCGCAAGGTGCTGGGCTCGTTCCTGTTCTCCGGTGACGACGTCGACAAGCCGGCCGGTGTCCTCTCCGGCGGCGAGAAGACCCGACTGGCCCTCGCGACGCTGGTGGTCTCCTCGGCCAACGTGCTGCTGCTCGACGAGCCCACCAACAACCTCGACCCTGCCAGCCGTGAGGAGATCCTCGGCGCGCTGCGTACCTACAAGGGCGCGGTCGTCCTCGTCACCCACGACGAGGGCGCCGTGGAGGCGCTGCAGCCCGAGCGGATCATCCTGCTGCCCGACGGTGTCGAGGACCTGTGGGGCTCCGACTACGCGGATCTGGTCGCTCTGGCCTGA
- a CDS encoding DUF6286 domain-containing protein: MSEPGGLQGGAVPVLEKPTQDTDQAPGGGGGPANHRFWSARRVPATVVAVLLLVVAGAFLYDVTAVRAGRPAMAWRRELARQLAERPLDDTWVLVGAGVAAALGLWLIVLALTPGLRDVLPMRRTHPDVRAGLQRGAAALVLRDRAMEVAGVQSARVRTGRRRADVRVVSHFRDLDDVHADLEAVLTDAIHGLGLTRSPALSVHVRQPGKKG; this comes from the coding sequence ATGAGCGAGCCCGGAGGCCTGCAGGGCGGCGCGGTGCCCGTTCTGGAGAAGCCCACGCAGGACACCGACCAGGCGCCGGGTGGTGGAGGGGGCCCCGCCAACCATCGCTTCTGGTCGGCGCGTCGCGTCCCGGCCACCGTCGTCGCGGTGCTGCTGCTGGTCGTCGCGGGGGCCTTCCTCTACGACGTCACCGCGGTCCGCGCCGGCCGGCCCGCCATGGCCTGGCGGCGCGAACTCGCCCGGCAGCTCGCCGAGCGCCCCCTCGACGACACCTGGGTGCTGGTCGGCGCCGGGGTCGCGGCGGCCCTCGGCCTGTGGCTGATCGTCCTGGCTCTCACCCCGGGCCTCAGGGACGTGCTGCCGATGCGCCGCACCCACCCCGACGTCCGCGCCGGCCTCCAGCGGGGCGCCGCCGCACTGGTGCTGCGCGACCGGGCCATGGAGGTCGCCGGCGTGCAGTCGGCACGGGTGCGCACCGGCCGCCGCAGGGCCGACGTCCGTGTGGTCTCCCACTTCCGCGACCTGGACGACGTACACGCCGACCTGGAAGCCGTCCTCACCGACGCGATCCACGGCCTGGGCCTGACCCGGTCGCCCGCGCTCTCGGTCCATGTGCGCCAACCCGGGAAGAAGGGGTGA
- the amaP gene encoding alkaline shock response membrane anchor protein AmaP has translation MLGTVNRVLLAVVGLVLLAVGGAVLAVGLGASPPSWWLHEGPHDSLLTTAERTRWRDEAWWWPTVIAVLALLVLLALWWLIAVLRRRRLGEVLVDTGDGAGALLRGRALEGVLAGEAGRMDGVAHARVHLTGRREAPEAHVRLLLEPHVDPATTLNQLTAQALTHARDSAALKALPAEVRMKGVKHKAERVS, from the coding sequence ATGCTCGGCACCGTCAACCGTGTGCTTCTCGCAGTCGTGGGGCTGGTGCTGCTCGCCGTCGGCGGCGCGGTACTGGCCGTGGGCCTGGGCGCCTCACCGCCGTCCTGGTGGCTGCACGAAGGCCCCCACGACAGCCTCCTCACCACCGCCGAACGCACCCGCTGGCGCGACGAGGCATGGTGGTGGCCGACGGTCATCGCGGTCCTCGCCCTGCTCGTCCTGCTCGCCCTGTGGTGGCTGATCGCGGTCCTGCGCCGCCGCCGGCTCGGCGAGGTCCTCGTCGACACGGGCGACGGCGCGGGCGCCCTGCTGCGGGGCCGCGCCCTGGAGGGCGTACTCGCGGGCGAGGCGGGCCGGATGGACGGCGTCGCCCATGCCCGCGTGCATCTGACGGGCAGGAGGGAGGCTCCCGAGGCACACGTGCGCCTGCTCCTGGAGCCCCATGTGGACCCGGCGACGACCCTGAACCAACTGACGGCGCAGGCCCTGACCCACGCGCGGGACTCGGCGGCCCTGAAGGCGTTGCCGGCGGAGGTGCGGATGAAGGGCGTCAAGCACAAAGCGGAAAGGGTCAGTTGA
- a CDS encoding Asp23/Gls24 family envelope stress response protein: protein MTEATEQNRTQTPDSGTEPLQTRKATGRGGGAAATRGRTTIADGVVEKIAGLAARDVLGVHAMGSGLSRTFGAVRDRVPGGSKSVTRGVKAEVGEVQTALDLEIVVDYGVAIADVAQAVRENVINAVERMTGLEVVEVNIAVGDVKLPDEEDEEPEPRIQ from the coding sequence ATGACCGAGGCAACGGAGCAGAACCGGACGCAGACACCGGACAGCGGCACCGAGCCGCTGCAGACCCGCAAGGCCACCGGGCGCGGCGGCGGCGCGGCGGCGACCCGCGGGCGAACCACCATCGCCGACGGGGTCGTGGAGAAGATCGCGGGCCTCGCGGCCCGGGACGTGCTCGGTGTCCACGCGATGGGCAGCGGGCTCAGCCGCACCTTCGGCGCCGTACGGGACCGGGTGCCCGGCGGCTCGAAGTCGGTCACCCGAGGCGTGAAGGCCGAGGTCGGCGAGGTACAGACGGCGCTCGACCTGGAGATCGTCGTCGACTACGGCGTGGCCATCGCCGACGTCGCGCAGGCCGTGCGGGAGAACGTGATCAACGCCGTGGAGCGAATGACCGGGCTGGAGGTCGTCGAGGTCAACATCGCGGTGGGCGACGTCAAACTGCCCGACGAAGAGGACGAGGAGCCGGAGCCCCGGATCCAGTGA